A window of Fictibacillus halophilus contains these coding sequences:
- the addA gene encoding helicase-exonuclease AddAB subunit AddA codes for MKTLIPKPEGATWTDEQWQAIQARGENVLVAAAAGSGKTAVLVERIITMIREKVADVDRLLIVTFTNAAAAEMRKRIGEAIDKELSLNPSSLHLRRQLNLLNKASISTLHSFCIEVLRKHYYETDLDPGFRVAEETEAELIRQEVIEDLFEEEYSKGEDYIFYQVVDAYSSDRNDIELQKLILSLYDFARSHPDPSGWLDQMAETYQVQATSIDDLPWTKELLFDISLQIEGLRSLALRAIELSQLSGGPLAYAETLQEDLVFIERLLHAKSSWNELYEEFQSYDPPKLKAIRGKDVDEELKNKVKAMRDSIKKRTSALKEEYFERHPDSYIVHIEEMAPVVKELSSLVKKFGERYLEAKQEKSLVDFGDLEHYCLQVLKGEGSTMDAPVPSEAALEYRGRFVEVLVDEYQDTNFVQESIVRLVSKDGEAGNMFMVGDVKQSIYRFRLAEPLLFLSKYKQFTKEGGKGLRIDLAKNFRSRNGILQATNYLFRQIMNETVGEIEYNDDAELKLGATYYPDQEGNEPELLLINKSQPVTDEEGLENGEVEKSELETVQLEARVIAEKIKQIVGTTGNSPHLVLDKHTKKLRPAKYKDIVMLFRATSVWAPVILEEFKQQGIPAYAELSTGYFDATEIHVMMSLLKVIDNPLQDIPLAAVLRSPLVGMTGEELAVIRLKQKQDNYLGAVELYRAEGDNPGIQSKVSKFLDQLEKWRHQARQGSLSDLIWDIYRETGYFDYVGGLTGGKQRQANLRALYDRAKMYESTSFRGLFRFLRFIERMQERGKDLGAARALGEQEDVVRVMTIHKSKGLEFPIVFVGGINKQFNTRDLNEKVLLHKELGLGTQYINPEYRIAYPTLPKLAIAGRKKMELIAEEMRVLYVALTRAKEKLYLVGTVNDIEKSVDAWSDSLYEESWILPDFERAGVKSYLDWIGRAVIRHKNADPLLSLLGTGERGRGEVYVDETDWKITVLQASQFEELEVEAKEKQEELLKRLENYERVNLASNDFNEVKRRLEWSYTHKHLTHTRSKQSVTEIKKQYQADEYSSTELVKAAQQVIHERPKFMQEEQLNAAEVGTAMHMVMQHIDFRRPATLDSLQNQLAEMETKELLTREQAQYIQLSQIQQFMDGPLGERMKENDNLKREIPFSMALPISEIQRDWSGEDEHVLVQGVIDCLIEEEDGYILIDYKTDKITNRFTNGFTGAKEILYNRYELQLNLYAKAIERILKKPVKESYLYFFDGGHILQVK; via the coding sequence TTGAAAACTTTAATCCCAAAACCAGAGGGTGCAACATGGACGGATGAACAGTGGCAGGCGATTCAGGCCAGAGGAGAAAACGTTCTCGTCGCTGCAGCAGCTGGATCAGGTAAAACGGCTGTCCTTGTCGAACGAATCATCACGATGATACGTGAAAAGGTTGCTGACGTAGACCGGTTGCTTATTGTAACTTTCACTAACGCTGCTGCTGCTGAAATGAGAAAAAGGATAGGAGAAGCAATCGATAAAGAGCTGTCTTTAAATCCTTCATCTCTACACTTAAGAAGACAGCTTAACTTGTTAAATAAAGCATCGATCTCTACTCTTCATTCTTTTTGTATTGAGGTGCTTCGTAAACACTATTATGAAACGGATCTCGATCCTGGCTTTCGTGTAGCTGAAGAAACAGAAGCCGAACTTATTCGCCAAGAAGTGATTGAAGATTTATTTGAAGAAGAGTATAGCAAGGGAGAAGACTATATTTTCTACCAAGTGGTCGATGCTTATAGTTCGGACCGAAATGATATCGAACTGCAAAAACTGATCTTATCGCTTTATGATTTTGCTCGTAGTCACCCTGATCCGAGCGGATGGCTAGATCAGATGGCGGAAACGTATCAGGTCCAGGCGACTTCCATAGACGACCTTCCTTGGACGAAGGAGCTTCTGTTCGATATATCGCTCCAAATAGAAGGGCTACGTTCGTTGGCGCTAAGAGCGATAGAACTTAGTCAGCTATCAGGCGGGCCACTCGCATATGCAGAAACACTGCAAGAGGATCTTGTTTTCATCGAACGATTACTTCATGCAAAAAGTAGTTGGAATGAGCTTTATGAGGAATTTCAATCTTATGATCCTCCTAAATTAAAAGCAATCCGTGGGAAAGATGTAGATGAAGAACTAAAGAATAAAGTAAAAGCGATGAGAGATAGCATCAAAAAACGGACGAGCGCATTAAAAGAAGAATATTTTGAAAGACATCCAGATTCGTATATCGTTCATATCGAAGAGATGGCTCCTGTCGTTAAAGAACTTTCTTCCTTAGTGAAAAAGTTTGGGGAACGTTATTTGGAAGCAAAGCAGGAAAAGTCTCTTGTTGATTTTGGTGATCTTGAGCACTATTGCCTTCAAGTATTAAAAGGGGAAGGGTCTACGATGGATGCTCCCGTCCCATCAGAAGCGGCTCTAGAATACCGCGGAAGATTTGTAGAGGTATTAGTCGACGAGTATCAAGATACGAACTTTGTTCAAGAATCCATTGTACGCTTAGTATCAAAGGATGGGGAAGCAGGAAACATGTTCATGGTAGGTGATGTAAAGCAATCCATCTACCGATTCAGACTAGCAGAACCACTTCTATTCTTATCCAAATACAAGCAGTTTACGAAAGAAGGTGGCAAGGGCTTGCGAATTGACCTTGCCAAAAACTTTAGAAGTCGAAACGGAATACTTCAAGCAACAAACTATTTGTTCAGACAGATTATGAACGAAACAGTAGGAGAAATTGAGTACAACGATGATGCTGAACTAAAGCTCGGTGCCACTTATTATCCTGACCAAGAGGGAAATGAACCAGAACTTCTTTTGATTAATAAAAGTCAGCCTGTAACAGATGAAGAAGGGCTTGAAAATGGAGAAGTAGAAAAGTCAGAGCTTGAAACCGTCCAGTTAGAGGCAAGAGTTATAGCTGAAAAAATAAAACAGATCGTTGGAACAACGGGGAATTCTCCTCATCTCGTTCTTGATAAGCATACAAAAAAGTTGCGTCCTGCAAAATACAAAGACATTGTCATGTTGTTCCGTGCAACCTCCGTATGGGCACCGGTCATATTAGAAGAGTTCAAACAGCAAGGAATACCAGCGTATGCTGAACTCTCAACTGGTTATTTTGATGCGACTGAGATTCATGTCATGATGTCACTGTTAAAAGTGATCGATAACCCACTGCAAGACATACCACTTGCCGCTGTTCTTCGTTCGCCACTTGTAGGAATGACAGGTGAAGAACTTGCAGTGATCAGATTGAAACAAAAACAAGATAATTATTTGGGTGCCGTAGAACTGTATCGGGCAGAAGGAGATAACCCTGGTATTCAGAGTAAGGTATCTAAGTTTTTAGACCAGCTAGAAAAATGGCGTCATCAAGCACGCCAAGGATCTCTTTCTGATCTGATCTGGGACATCTACCGGGAAACCGGATATTTTGATTACGTAGGCGGATTAACCGGCGGAAAACAACGACAAGCCAACTTAAGAGCTTTATATGATCGTGCGAAAATGTATGAAAGTACATCTTTTAGAGGGCTTTTCCGCTTTCTTCGTTTTATTGAAAGAATGCAGGAGCGAGGAAAAGATCTAGGTGCGGCAAGAGCTTTAGGTGAACAAGAAGATGTTGTTCGTGTCATGACGATTCATAAAAGTAAAGGTCTAGAGTTTCCGATCGTTTTCGTTGGAGGCATTAATAAGCAGTTTAATACAAGAGATCTGAACGAAAAAGTTCTTCTTCATAAAGAACTCGGACTAGGAACTCAATATATAAATCCAGAGTACCGAATTGCCTATCCTACCCTTCCGAAGCTTGCAATTGCCGGAAGAAAGAAAATGGAACTGATCGCAGAAGAGATGCGAGTACTATATGTCGCTCTTACACGTGCTAAAGAAAAATTGTATTTAGTCGGCACTGTAAATGACATTGAAAAATCTGTGGATGCATGGAGTGACTCTCTTTATGAAGAAAGCTGGATTCTACCAGACTTTGAAAGAGCTGGTGTAAAGAGTTATCTCGATTGGATCGGGAGAGCAGTCATACGCCATAAGAACGCAGATCCCCTTTTATCACTCCTTGGTACAGGTGAAAGAGGCAGAGGTGAAGTTTATGTGGATGAAACAGATTGGAAGATTACCGTTCTGCAAGCGAGTCAATTTGAAGAGTTAGAAGTAGAAGCGAAAGAAAAACAAGAAGAATTGCTGAAACGGTTAGAGAACTATGAAAGAGTGAATCTTGCTTCGAATGATTTTAATGAAGTTAAACGTCGACTCGAATGGAGTTATACACATAAACACTTAACACATACCCGTTCCAAACAGTCAGTTACAGAAATTAAAAAACAATATCAAGCAGATGAGTACAGTTCTACAGAACTAGTAAAAGCCGCCCAACAAGTCATACATGAGCGGCCCAAATTTATGCAAGAAGAACAGTTGAATGCTGCTGAAGTTGGTACAGCAATGCATATGGTCATGCAGCATATTGACTTTAGAAGACCAGCTACTCTAGACTCACTTCAAAATCAGCTTGCAGAAATGGAAACGAAAGAGCTGCTCACAAGAGAACAAGCTCAATACATTCAACTTTCTCAGATTCAGCAGTTTATGGATGGTCCACTCGGCGAGAGAATGAAAGAGAATGATAATTTGAAACGAGAAATTCCATTTAGTATGGCCCTCCCAATATCAGAGATTCAAAGAGATTGGTCAGGCGAAGATGAACATGTACTTGTACAAGGTGTTATTGACTGTCTGATTGAAGAGGAAGATGGATATATATTGATTGATTATAAAACAGACAAAATTACGAACCGCTTTACAAACGGCTTTACAGGAGCAAAAGAGATCCTGTACAACCGTTATGAGTTGCAGCTGAATTTGTACGCAAAAGCCATTGAAAGAATATTAAAGAAGCCTGTTAAAGAAAGTTATCTTTACTTTTTTGATGGTGGACACATTCTTCAAGTGAAATAA
- a CDS encoding metallophosphoesterase family protein yields the protein MRLLHTADWHLGRSLEGRSRLQEQQDFLDELVEIVQREKIDAVLMAGDVFDTVNPPAMAEQMFYDALSRINRKGECPFIAIAGNHDHPERLAASFPLLRELGITLVGLPTLDLQRIPIKRTGEILEIAALPYPSESRLKMLLSESAEELDVRTQYDDWVDSYFKQITSHFSPGNVHVAMSHLYVAGSKETESERPVHIGGAYTVAAESLPSAAQYVALGHLHRPQRIKRAKTDARYSGSPLSYSFSESGQAKSVSIIDVEPNGIAEVEELHLRSGKPLVAWEARNGVSEVFQGIQDGLHHNCWIDLSIHVQDALSMEEIQRLRKAHEGIVHIKPVFQDKSGEQISVSAQKLPVDELFTTFYKRQTGGAIPDHDLISLFLDLVGEEETEGEGQE from the coding sequence ATGCGATTACTTCATACTGCTGACTGGCATCTTGGGCGCTCATTGGAAGGACGTAGCAGACTACAGGAACAACAAGATTTTCTAGATGAACTCGTTGAGATTGTCCAGCGAGAAAAAATAGATGCTGTACTAATGGCGGGAGATGTATTTGATACGGTAAACCCTCCAGCTATGGCAGAGCAAATGTTTTATGATGCGCTGTCACGGATTAATAGAAAAGGAGAATGTCCGTTTATCGCGATAGCGGGGAATCATGATCATCCAGAAAGACTAGCTGCATCATTCCCCCTTTTACGAGAACTGGGCATTACGCTAGTAGGTCTACCAACACTAGACCTTCAGCGTATTCCAATAAAGAGAACGGGAGAAATTTTAGAAATCGCAGCATTACCTTATCCTTCAGAATCGAGACTAAAGATGCTCTTAAGTGAATCTGCTGAAGAACTAGATGTAAGAACCCAATATGATGATTGGGTTGACTCTTATTTTAAGCAGATCACATCTCACTTTAGTCCCGGAAACGTGCATGTTGCGATGAGTCATCTTTATGTCGCAGGAAGCAAGGAAACTGAATCTGAGCGCCCTGTTCATATTGGTGGTGCATATACGGTAGCTGCAGAAAGTCTTCCGAGTGCTGCTCAATACGTAGCTTTAGGCCATTTGCATCGTCCTCAACGAATTAAACGAGCAAAAACAGATGCTAGGTACTCAGGGTCACCGCTATCTTATAGCTTCTCAGAAAGCGGTCAAGCAAAATCAGTGTCCATTATTGACGTTGAACCAAATGGTATAGCAGAAGTTGAAGAGCTCCATTTACGTTCAGGAAAACCACTAGTAGCATGGGAAGCTAGAAATGGTGTCTCAGAAGTCTTTCAAGGAATTCAGGATGGTCTGCATCATAATTGCTGGATTGATCTATCCATACATGTTCAAGATGCACTGTCGATGGAAGAGATTCAACGACTTAGAAAAGCACATGAAGGCATTGTTCATATCAAACCTGTGTTTCAAGATAAGTCTGGAGAACAAATCTCTGTATCTGCTCAGAAACTACCAGTTGATGAACTATTTACAACGTTTTATAAGCGGCAAACAGGCGGAGCGATACCAGACCATGACTTAATCTCTTTATTTCTAGATCTTGTTGGAGAAGAGGAAACAGAAGGAGAGGGACAAGAATGA
- the addB gene encoding helicase-exonuclease AddAB subunit AddB, translating into MSLQFILGRSGSGKSHSVFKEIQRELTDRPSGNPIIYLVPDQMTFQSEYKLASTPNLSGMMRTQVFSFSRLAWRILGETGGLTRMHITSTGIRMMLRKIVEQKKEDLKIFRKASEQSGFYELLELMTTELKRYCVSAEDLSWNAETLLSLGQKENNKKVLQDKLSDLSVISSALDEALIGKYVDSEDYLRLLQAKLPLSESIKESEIYIDGFHSFTPQELEVTAGLLAHAKKVTIALTTDETFTSESEPHELDLFYMTKKTVQSLTAQAKELGVFVEEPIYLHEKPKFNSRAIAHIEEQYDRRPAIPSTKHEGVQVAAAVNVRSEVEGAARKIAELVRDQGYRYRDIAVTVRNTGSYQTLIETVFTDYEIPVFLDQKKSMLHHPLIELIRSSLDIVLKNWRYEAVFRAVKTDMLYPLDEIRKTTSEMRRCMDELENYVLALGIQGRRWTDSKPWKYKRFRGFEAEDFGKTTRDDEKEQLINDMRDMIVSPLSRLSKNLSNSKSIIQYCKSLYQYLEDLNVPMKLERLRIHAESAGKLRAASEHGQVWNAVLGLLDEMVELTGEEELSKETWMQMLETGLESLKFALVPPSLDQVLVGTMERSRFTDVKVNFVLGVNDGIIPLKPKDDGLLSEDEREALDRNGVVLAPTARRKLLDEQFMIYLALTNASDHLFVSYALADEEGKTMQPSMVIQRLHDLFPDLKEELYQNEPTAQNDMDFVQHPIKSISFLSAQLREWKKGYPISSVWWDVYNWVIEDKEYDFYAKRALSSLFYFNREAPLNSSVSRDLYGDKILTSISRMELFQSCPFSQFMSYGLKLKERQMYKLEAPDIGQLFHAALKQMNDSLQQRSVAWSDLSKGDCYRLAGDIVELLAPQLQHEILLSSNRHLYIKKKLKEVVGKASHILSQHAKASGFTPAGLELAFASGATLPPLTYKLPNGTTMEVIGRIDRVDTAKSSKGLLMRVIDYKSSSTGLNLAELYHGIALQMLTYLDVAVTHSESWLGEESVPAGVLYFHVHNPLLNQKKLLSVEEIEKEVLKKFKMKGLVLAEEEAVHLMDSTMEKRSSIIPVALTQKGFHKSHSSVASREHFDTMRKHARKMAVNSGEGITNGVIDISPYEMKKKTPCTFCSYKPVCQFDQTLEENQYRQLRSEKDDVILEKMHEEGGNVN; encoded by the coding sequence ATGAGTTTGCAATTTATTTTGGGACGATCCGGCAGCGGAAAGTCCCACTCTGTATTTAAGGAGATTCAAAGAGAACTTACAGACCGTCCTTCAGGAAATCCGATCATCTATCTTGTACCAGATCAGATGACTTTTCAATCAGAGTATAAGCTAGCATCAACACCTAATCTATCCGGAATGATGCGTACGCAAGTATTTAGTTTCTCAAGGCTTGCTTGGCGTATTCTTGGTGAGACCGGTGGTTTGACAAGAATGCATATCACTTCTACCGGAATAAGAATGATGCTGCGAAAAATCGTCGAACAAAAAAAAGAAGATCTTAAAATCTTTCGAAAAGCCTCTGAACAAAGTGGTTTTTACGAATTGCTTGAGTTAATGACCACAGAGCTTAAACGATATTGTGTTAGTGCAGAAGATCTTTCGTGGAATGCTGAAACACTGCTTTCGCTTGGTCAAAAAGAAAATAATAAAAAAGTGCTTCAGGATAAATTATCCGATCTGAGTGTCATTTCAAGTGCCTTGGATGAGGCGCTGATTGGGAAGTATGTTGATTCAGAAGATTATTTACGTTTGCTTCAAGCAAAGCTTCCCTTATCCGAGAGCATTAAGGAAAGTGAAATTTACATAGATGGATTTCATTCTTTTACTCCACAAGAACTAGAAGTTACGGCGGGATTACTGGCTCACGCCAAAAAAGTAACCATTGCCCTTACGACCGATGAAACTTTTACTTCGGAGTCAGAGCCTCATGAGCTAGATTTGTTTTATATGACAAAAAAGACTGTTCAGTCATTAACAGCGCAGGCAAAAGAACTCGGTGTATTTGTGGAAGAACCGATTTATCTTCATGAGAAACCAAAGTTTAATTCAAGGGCAATCGCTCATATTGAAGAGCAGTATGATCGAAGACCGGCTATACCGTCTACCAAACATGAAGGGGTACAAGTAGCTGCAGCTGTAAATGTTCGATCAGAAGTGGAGGGAGCAGCAAGGAAAATTGCAGAACTCGTTCGCGATCAAGGTTATAGATATCGTGATATCGCTGTAACAGTACGAAATACAGGTAGTTATCAAACACTAATTGAAACGGTATTTACAGATTATGAGATACCTGTTTTTCTAGATCAAAAAAAATCTATGCTTCACCATCCACTGATTGAGCTTATACGTTCGTCATTAGATATTGTTTTAAAGAATTGGCGCTATGAAGCTGTTTTTCGAGCCGTTAAAACAGATATGCTCTATCCGCTGGACGAGATAAGAAAAACGACTTCTGAGATGAGACGTTGTATGGATGAACTTGAAAACTATGTATTAGCACTTGGTATTCAAGGCAGAAGGTGGACAGATTCAAAACCTTGGAAATATAAAAGATTCAGAGGGTTCGAAGCAGAAGATTTTGGAAAGACCACCCGTGATGATGAAAAAGAACAGCTGATCAACGATATGCGGGATATGATTGTATCCCCATTGAGTCGTTTATCTAAAAACCTGTCAAACAGCAAAAGTATCATTCAATATTGCAAAAGTCTTTATCAGTATCTTGAAGATCTAAATGTACCGATGAAACTTGAACGCTTGAGAATTCATGCGGAATCAGCAGGCAAACTACGAGCGGCATCTGAACATGGTCAAGTTTGGAATGCGGTGTTAGGTCTTCTCGATGAGATGGTAGAGTTGACTGGTGAGGAAGAACTTTCGAAAGAAACGTGGATGCAGATGCTTGAAACAGGGCTCGAGAGCCTTAAGTTTGCTCTTGTTCCTCCTTCACTAGATCAGGTTTTAGTAGGAACAATGGAAAGGTCTCGTTTTACGGATGTAAAAGTAAATTTTGTTCTCGGCGTAAATGATGGAATCATTCCGTTAAAACCAAAAGATGATGGATTGCTTTCAGAAGATGAAAGAGAAGCTCTTGATCGAAACGGTGTGGTGCTTGCACCGACTGCACGCAGAAAGCTGCTTGATGAGCAGTTTATGATCTATCTGGCATTAACGAATGCTAGTGACCATCTGTTTGTGTCGTATGCCCTAGCAGACGAGGAAGGGAAAACGATGCAGCCTTCTATGGTCATACAGCGATTGCATGACCTTTTCCCAGATTTAAAGGAAGAACTATATCAAAACGAACCCACTGCACAAAATGATATGGATTTCGTGCAGCATCCAATAAAAAGTATCTCTTTTTTAAGTGCGCAACTCAGAGAATGGAAAAAGGGTTATCCGATTTCTTCTGTTTGGTGGGATGTATACAATTGGGTGATTGAAGACAAAGAGTATGATTTCTATGCGAAGCGAGCTCTTTCTTCTCTCTTCTATTTTAATCGAGAAGCACCTCTCAATTCATCGGTATCAAGAGATCTTTATGGCGATAAGATTTTAACGAGCATCTCGAGGATGGAGCTTTTTCAGTCATGTCCATTTTCTCAGTTCATGTCGTATGGGCTAAAGCTAAAAGAACGGCAAATGTACAAGCTTGAAGCGCCCGATATCGGACAGCTTTTTCATGCTGCGTTAAAACAGATGAATGACTCGCTTCAACAAAGAAGCGTAGCTTGGAGTGACCTTTCAAAAGGAGACTGTTATCGTTTGGCAGGAGACATTGTTGAACTCTTAGCACCACAGCTTCAGCATGAGATCTTGTTAAGTTCGAACAGACATCTTTACATCAAGAAGAAGCTAAAAGAAGTCGTGGGAAAAGCTTCACACATATTAAGTCAGCACGCGAAGGCGAGCGGTTTCACTCCAGCAGGTCTTGAATTAGCATTTGCTTCTGGTGCAACATTGCCACCATTAACGTATAAATTGCCCAATGGAACGACTATGGAAGTTATAGGGCGTATCGATCGTGTTGATACGGCAAAAAGTTCAAAAGGACTTCTTATGCGCGTGATTGATTATAAATCCAGCTCGACAGGTCTCAACTTAGCTGAGTTATATCATGGCATTGCTCTGCAGATGCTGACCTATCTAGATGTGGCGGTCACACATTCAGAAAGCTGGCTGGGTGAAGAGTCCGTTCCAGCAGGCGTTTTGTATTTTCATGTACACAACCCGCTTTTAAATCAAAAGAAACTGCTTAGTGTGGAAGAAATCGAAAAAGAAGTGTTAAAGAAGTTTAAGATGAAAGGTTTAGTTCTTGCTGAAGAGGAAGCCGTTCACCTTATGGACAGTACTATGGAAAAGCGTTCTTCTATCATTCCTGTCGCCCTAACTCAAAAAGGATTTCATAAGTCACATTCTTCCGTGGCCTCAAGAGAGCATTTTGACACGATGCGAAAACATGCTCGAAAGATGGCAGTGAACAGTGGAGAAGGGATTACAAACGGGGTGATCGATATCTCTCCTTATGAGATGAAGAAAAAAACACCTTGTACGTTCTGTTCGTATAAACCTGTTTGCCAATTTGATCAAACACTTGAAGAGAACCAATACCGTCAACTTCGTTCAGAAAAAGATGACGTCATTCTAGAGAAAATGCATGAGGAAGGAGGAAATGTGAATTGA